The Drosophila sechellia strain sech25 chromosome 2R, ASM438219v1, whole genome shotgun sequence nucleotide sequence GGCTAGAAATGCTTCTGGCCAAGTTCCTGCGTGAGCGGCAGATTGCACAGGCCGTTGGAGTTTTGCCTCCAGGATTTTGGTAGGCATGCGatgttagttagttagttagtgtTTTTAATAGAGTAATGTGATTATTGTATTAAGGGGACATGTATTCATTCAGTAAATAGAGAAAACTTGCTTGTTAACGCACACGTTTCATTTCCAGAAATGCAACAATTAAAAGCCACAACTTTATTGATTGAAGGGTAGCTAAAAGGCAGAAATCAATTTCAAACTCATTTCAAACAAACTACGCGGTGGACTAGTCATCGTCCTCATCTTCCAGATCCAGGTCATCCAGTTCGCCGGCCAGATCAACAAAGAGATCCTTGTTGATGGGGGCAGCATCGTTGGCGGGTGCAGACGACGATGAGCCATCCTCGTCGGCCGCTGCGTCCTCGGCTGCGGCGGTTTTGGCTGCTTCTGTTGCCTGGTCCAGTAGTCGATTGGTGGAGGCAATGGTGCCCGAGCCGTCCACCTCCTTGGCGGCCAGCGACAGGGCAGCCAGATCCAGTTCCTTGAACTCGACGGCATTATCGTCGTCGTCCTCCCTGTTGTAGATGTCGAAAGCAGCGTCGCCCTCCTCCATGGGTCCGTCGTCGACCAGATCCGGATTGAAGCTGAACATTTCGCGACCAGAGATGCCGAACTGTTTGCCCTTGCTGAAGTCGctcttcttgcgctcttcCTCGGCAGCCAGCTTGGCCTTCTTCTCGGCAATCTTGCGCTTCTTCCAGGCGAGGAAGGACTCGAGGGTGACGCGTGTCTGGTTGGGACCGAGGGCAGCGCGCTCCTTCTCAATTAAATCGACCAGCGAGATTTCCGTGGGCTTTTCCTCCTTCTTCTTATCGCGCTTCAGCACATAGCCAGCTGGCAAGGCGTGACGGTAGATGCACTTTCCGCCATTGGGGCACTCCCAGAACCAACCGTACTTCGATTTTTCCACAGCTTCCAGGAAGAATTTGCATATCTAAAATACGTGTGAGGTTAGTTTTGAGTTTTAAGCTGTTTTTGAAACTTAAACCCACAATATCCGTGGTGGGACGTTGCTTTTCGCCGGAGCTCTTCTTCTCGACCACCTCCTTCAGCTTGGCATCGTCCCAGTTGGTCATCGGATCGTCCTCGTCGCGCATGTCCACATAGATGGACCGTTTTTCGACCTTGTTTTCCAGGGAAAGGTCGTGGGAGAACTTGCACTTGTCGCCCTTGGTGCAGGTGCCCTGTTTGAAGAAGGCGCAGACCACTGACTTGGGATCGGTGCCCTTCTCCACCTTCTGGGTCTGTACCGGCTTGAAGATCAGCGCCATCTCGCGCTGCTCGGCCAgcttcttctccttctcctccttgCGCTTGTCGCCATCCTGGCGGGGATGTTGTCCGCCGGACTGAACCTGCTTCTGCACCTGCTGGATGAACTTCTGCTGCTTGTTGCCCTTCTTGTTCTTCAGCCCGAAGGTCTTGTCCTGTCGATGGAATTACACTTGGTCAGTTGAATGTGGATCTTCTTGAATTTCTCCCAGCCGGGTTTCCACATCACGAATTTACGAAGAGGGGGGCTCCCCCATCGGCTTTCCGGTTACGAAGCCTACCTCAATGACTTTCTCCTTCTTTTTCTGCTCCGTCTTCTTGCTGGGACCTGGTGGCGCCTTTTTGGGTGGCATCTTCGGGCAGGATACGGGAATTTAATAACTTAAATGTAGAAATAAAGTTCAATCGAAGTTTTTTGCACAACCACGCTGGAACAAGAGGCCCTGCCAGTGTGACCAGAGTGCGGAGGTCAGCATATCTCAGGAAGCTGGTAatcaaattaatattaatttaataattgtgCTTCTAAAAATCCAGTTACTGAGCATATGATTTCTTGGCCagcaaattttaataaataaatgaaatgtacGTTACCTGCGCACTTTTTAACAGAGTGGCTTAAAACAAAACTTAGGTTTTCAGCACACATTTAAACCATCCAATGAATGCTTACATGGGTTCAAGACTTGGCTTAATGTAGAACTGattaaacttatttttaatatttattatcttACTTATATTTTGAGTGGCCGTTCGAGTTACAACTTTTAAAAGAAATACtcgttaaaaatatatagtaagTGACTGTTTCAGCATCATAGCGCCTATTTTACAGACTTCACACGAACACCATCTAGCGGCGTCGGCATTAGTTAAAATACTAATGCCCTACAAGTTACCTTTAAGTTATATCCGATCAATAGAGCGATTTGAataatatttggtatttgcGTTTTTATAATCTATATATGTAGTCCAAACTATGTACGTCTTTTAGTTTCCGAGATCGGACACGGATTGACCGTCGGACGGACATGGGCATGTCGATCCTGATccagaatatatatactatagcTACGGAAATGCTGCCGTTCTTCCTTAACAAAGCATTGAACAAATCTTGTATATATAGTATTCCCATTCAAATAACTAAAACCGTCTTCTAATAGAAATCCCATCGCTAAACTTGATAAGTTTTCTCTCACTGTACCATCTCGCTCACCAACACACATGCAGCAACGAGCGAGAGAGCAACGGCGTGTCTCTTCGTGGGTGGCCCTTAATTCGACGTCATCTTCTTGGGTGGTCCATATTAGCCGGCCTGCTCTCTCCCCCCTTCCGATCTCAAGTGCGAGCGAGTGCGATGCATGTGGATAGGTGCCCCATTGATCATTTTCTCGTTTGATAGTGCGTGACGTCTCTGGGCAgccgtctcgctcgcactAATTTATGCCGCCCGAATGGTGGGGCGCCCATTTTTTGATCCTTCTTCTGCTGCTCACTCGCGCTCATTTATTCGAGCATaaaattagcaattatttgtttttcttgccGCCCGTCGTCTCTGTGTTTTTTATTCCCTACGCTCCTGGGCGATCGACGTGTGTGGCCCTCCACATCCCATTTGCGATCGGAGCGGATTGTGGGGCATTATTGGCCCCTGTCTTTGTGCCGCGATTTAAGCATACATATTCGGTTTTCTAGGAATCCGGCGATCCTAGTGCGCCAAACGTTCGCAAAGCTTGGCTTTATTATTATCGTTCCGAGGAAAGCGAAATTAGGTTTTTATTTCGGCCTGGGAATGCTGATGGGGACTAAGGTTTGGAGACCAACCACAcacccaaaagaaaaaaactcttttaacatttaaaattttattttttgtcgaGATCTTCAAGGGTCCGGGGGCATCAGCTCCCACCACAACTActataattttcaaaaatgtttaactTATTATTCTTGATTATTTCCATCggaatttaaaaacaatttttttctgGCACTTACACTGGCTGAGTGgtgggtatctgatagtccaGATACTTACAGCTTTTACTgtcgttttttatttaatttttgaataaaACTGGGACTAGTACAGCTAAAAGCTAGCTAGATATATATCTTTTCGCAACGTATATATTGATTTTCTTCAGTTTCTTTGACATTCGAGAGTCCAAGACTGACGTTTTACCCATTCACGATCTCATCTTCGGTCTTAGACTTAGAGAATGGGCAGCGGTTAGTTAACTTAGGGGTAATCATCAGCCTACTCAAAGGAACAAGCAAAACTacaaacagaaaataaataacatttttaggCTAGagcctcgactatcagatacctatTACTCAAATAACTTTCTTTCATACAATAAACATAGCCTTTTATCCTGACAGTTTTGGATTTCAACTATGAGTAATAtgattaaaaacaatttttatcccgttaaaaaaaaaaaattatttaaaaaatccgttgtatttaaaaatgtaaaagttTATAACTATTACAGCACCTGGTCAACTTCTTCGATCCCATCTCGGATTTTTTCAAGCCCTTCTTCGCTGTAATTGGCCCAAAGAACGTAGAATTGGCCAGCGGCAGCAATAAAATTATGACaagcaacggcagcaacatcaaaTGTTGGCAACAATTATTGCGTTGTTGACAGCAAGATAGATAGCAATCATTTGCATCGCCATCACTGAAAAAACCGAACCACCAACAGCAATTGTTTGTGGCTGTTGGGCGTGTAATTTACAGCGCCAAGATCAAAAAACAAGATGCATGTTGCAAGTTGCAGATTGCAGGCGCAACGAAAGGGGAGCAGCACACGAGCAACATGTTACTTTTGACAATATAACGCAACGGCGTGGCGACAACCAACTGGGAGCATCTCAGATCGGCCgtatatatatctgtatatatatgtacatatgtatgtgcttGTGTGCTGGGGATACGTATCCCCCAGACATCGGAGGCATTCGGATTTCACGGTGGTCCCGGCATCTCCATCCCAGGCTTAGTTTCTGCTGTCAATCTTTGGCAAAAGGCAAATGCTGCTACTGTTTGCCGCAGACACAGGCacagacacagatacagatacagatacagatacaaatacaaatacagatacatatacagatacatatacagatacagatggaGTCCGATCGTATAATTGCATATAGCGCCAGTGGAAGTTCCGGTCGGTTGGCTTTTTTTTGCCCGTTGCACGCGCTTTCTTTTTTGTGCGGCGCCGCCGACAGACGGGGCTACACTGGGAGAAATAATCGCATTTTGTTAGTTTTAGTAATCTTAAGAAATCTAGCGAAATCCTTTGAGATTGTAATTCTAATTATCTTTTAGATGCTACAAGATCAGATTTATGTATGTTTTGAGAATATCATCATATTTGCTTTCTgaaaaaaatgatttttaaatttctctaAAATATGTTTTACCGAATTTATAGAATACTATGTATATAATTTGCACagattaaaatataatacactttTCGCATACCCTATGCttcgattttatttaaaaatgcgCTACACTACTCAATGCAAATTTTACCATTGACTTAGGATCAGTCAAAGACCAAATTCtgaatttttcttttaaatattaGCTATAGAAAAGTCTAAAGGTATTTGACttataattatattccaaGATTTCTTAACATAACTAATAATGTCTTGCTGCATGACatattttcctattttaaTAGATATAGATTtattattatgcaaattttcgcTGCGTGCTGCTGTGTATGTGTGATTGGTGAATGGCATGTTGCCACCCAAGTTGCCAGTTGGCTGGCCAAGACTTAATAGCCGCTTTCATTGGCCAAAAGCCTGATAAAAGACCGCACACGAAGCTCTTCTTCGGAGCCAAGTCAGTCGTGGCTGTGTGGTGGTTTCGTGGGTTTGATGGGTGCTGGCTCGGTGGTTCGGTGGCTTGGTGGTTTGGCGGTTGGCCTGTCGACGTCTCATCGGCAACATTGCGTTCGCCTTGATGTTTATCGGCAATATTTAGCTGCAACATGTTTTGCCAAGGCATCAAACGGTAGCTCTTCTTAATTACAACAACCAAAACAACAGCCAGCCAGCTGGCCATTAAGATAAATCGGAAACGGAAATCGCTAATGAAAAATTTCCATATTTATGGTAACGACAAAGAGCCGCTTCGCTTCGCAAAGGCAAgcccaaaagcaaaagcaataGCAAAAGCaatagcaaaagcaaaagcaaaaacaaaaacaagacaaCAGCAACGGCAACCACTAAACAACTAAATTTCGTTGTCGACTGATtggggatgtggatgtggccaCCAACGACGAACCACCAACCACTTGGGGGGTCCAGCCTCGCGTGATTtgttctctttttatttttattttcattttcatttcagttTTTGCTTTTGGGCCCCGTCTCGTGTCTTTATTGGTACGGGCTGCAATTAATTCCAAcgaaatttaattagaattaaaatgtttatttcatTGACTGGGCGCGATAAGGCAGCGCAAATGTCAATCAAGCAAATGGGTCCCGAGAATATTAGGCGATTCGAATGCTGGCGCGAAAGATTAATCATAACTCAGTCTTCGGGGTCTGTCATTTAAATCGATAATAACTAGGCAAACGTTTGGTGGTGCATTATCATTTACAATTTGATACAAGATATGGAAAAATATAAGAGATCATGTGTTGTATAGCTACTTAATTGGTTATTTTTATTCTAAGAAGAGCAGAAAgagcataaattaaaaatacatttttaagttatatatatattccttcAATTCCTTCAAAACATGCCCCATTTTCGTATACAACGCATCAGATACATTCACATAATTGTATCTGACAATTGCTTTTCGTGCTCAAAATTAACtggccccccccccccccccccccccccctcgaAAGTAGAAACGTGGAAACTAAAAACGAATTTATCGGCCCATAGAAAATTAGCCGTATTTTCCCAGTATTTCCCTCCTGCGCCTTTTGTGTGCCCACGGGctgttttgtgtgttttcgGGTGGGGGCCACCAACGTTGGGGCCGCCATCAGCGATGCCATAATAAATGATTGATCGAACGCGACCGTGTGGGTACCGCGTATGGCCATAGCTATCCGTATGTATgcacgagtgtgtgtgtgtgtggccatATGCCATATGGAATATGGAATATGGCATATAGAATATGGAATACGGGGATCGGCGGTTGGCGGTGCGTTTGATGGATGCGCTTGCCGTGGCTCCGAGTGCCCCAGACGCTTCAGATACGCACTTGGCGGCTTTGTGCTGTTGCTCTTGGCATCTTTATGCTTCAACACAACTGTCAAAAGATTTGCCCAACAACAGCATTAACGGCCGAAGCGGCCAAAGATGCCAAAGCGGCCGAGGAGGACGTCAATGGGCTGTTTGCAACATGCTGTGATTTTTATCGCCGTCACACACGAtgcgtgtggtccagtcgcagatcccgatcccgatcccgatcccagATCCCATGTCCAGTTCCAGTTTCTGATTCCGACTCTGCTGGGCTGGCTGGTCCTCTTTCGTGTGTCATGCCTGTCACACATATTGCCCGTGCCCAATGGCCATAATTAATTGCTCTTTTTGGAAAAGCACTTGGCTGGGATGCAAATTTCAAATGTAATGGAACAGCGGTTTCTGGTATCTTGCGTATACACTCCCGATCCTTGAAGTTGTGCACTATAGATAAAATGTGAAAGCCAATTATCCAACAGATCGATCATCACGTCGTGCAGCTGGTTTATTCTGAAGTATCTTTTTAGCATCttcaataaaataagaattaCTTTAAAACGAGGAATTTGCTTGAGGACCACCCAACTTAATCCTGACTAATCCAGACTAAgccaatatatattttgtttttagtcTGCGAATGTATCTGAATATCCACGTTCTGAACGGTTGCCACGTTAATTGCCAAtgtcaacaacaataaaatacttaaaaaaaacCATTTTGAAGGAGCAGAACAAGGTCACAGCAGTTAGTCGAGTCCATAAAACCAGATCCTATGCTATTTCTAGGGAAATCATTGCACTTGGAAGTCGTGCTAAGGTCAACACGTGCTATTTATAGGGAAAACGGTCGGTCAACTGACTTCACGATGATATATGAGCCGCTGCTCACTTTGCCGGCCAGTTTACACGGCTCGTTGCCATTTGCATGTCAACAATTTTCCGAATTGTTAGCCGTGACAGACTTGTGGGCAAACAGACACCACGTGGGGCAGCCGATCGGCGGGGATGGGGAAAAGGATCTTGGGATATGGCGTTATATTCAGAGCACTGGAGTGGGGGATTCAGCACCAGGTTCAATATGAGCAGATAGAAGATATAGTCTAACCCACTAGTGGCCAGTTAGTATCTTGCGAATGCAGATAGTATCCATGAATGATGATAAAGTATCTACCATCAGTAGAAGGGTTTAAGCCAAAAGATCTCTGGCCAGTGGCATGGGGTCAATGCAATTCCAATCCAAAATATCGATTACGTCTTTACAAGAGTCCAAAGTTCTTTTCACTTACCTCAAGTTTGCTTGGTTGGTTCAAGCACGATTGATGATTGCTCAATCAAATGGCTGGCGAAAATGCAAAAAGTAGgcgaaaaaccaacaaaagaTGAGAAAACAAACTTGGCGCTCGAACTCGGGGATTCGGCTGACTTCAtaatttaagaaaaaaaaaaaaaagttaacgCAGCTCGACGAGCGCCGCAcggtggcagttttggtcCACAAATAATGGCCAAGCGGTGGGCGGGGATGAGGTGGAGCCAGAGGGCCGGAGGCCTCACACACGGAAAGCGGCTGAAGATCAAAGCAAGcgccaaaatgaaaattattacAAAGTGATGTAGCATGactaaatacaattttatgtAGTCGCGGGCTCTCGTCTCCCTTTGAGGTCCGTTCCATCAGGAATGTGGCTATATGCTCGGACTGGCCGCAGTTGGAGGTGGATGTGGTCGTGGTCGCAGCTGACGCTTCTGATGATGATTACGATGATGgtgatgggatgggatggaaAAGGCGAAggtgatggtggtgctgcACAGGAGCCATAAAACGGAATTATACGCATTCACACAACCGCAAAGCAGTTGAACAAACAATGATCCGAATGTATCTCTACCTCTCTCGGATCCCCGGATAATGTCTAAATTTGGTCCGAACTCTGTTGCCTGTAAAAGTCATTCGGGCCTGGCTAAGTGCCGTCTCCACTTCCATTATGAGTTGAGTGTCATACGTGAGTCATCCACCACGGCGTTGATAATTGCCAAGACAGACTAATGGCCTGGGTATGGGGTATGGAGTATTGGGTATTGGATATTCGGACCGAAAGGTGCTGCATAAAACCACTCCGATGACATCCCATGCGGGTGGCCGTGACTGAGGCGATAACTGCATTTCCTACTCACCTCTGATGGGATTAGGTGTGCAGGATTACATAGAATGTCGTGAGAACTTTCGCCagcacatatatacatatgataCATGATTACTTGTATAGTAAAAGGGTAGACGagttgaaaagtatataactATAAAGTATACAtcttcttgatcaggatcacttGTCCGTCTgttcgtctgtccgtatgCCCGTATGACCGCATGTCCGTATGTCCGTAAGACCGCATGTCCGTATGTCCGTATGTCCGTATGTCCGTATGTCCGTATGTCCGTATGTCCGTATGTCCGTATGTCCGTATGTCCGTATGTCCGTATGTCCGTATGTCCGTATGTCCGTATGTCCATATGTCCGTATGTCCGTATGTCCTCtccaaaaagccaaattgtGTCTCAACAAATATTCAAAACTTCATAAATGCATTAATTTCTCGGAAGTGGTTTAACTGAGCTGAAAGCTGGTTATACTTGAACGGCTCAGTTCCAACGAAAGCGAAGTCGACATCTCCAAATGCCCGAAAAGAAGTTGAGGATCTTTATGTCTTCCCTGAACGATATGTCAGCCCGATCGCATCAGTCCAGCGTGATCCTGTAAAATGTAATGCCAAGTCCCCCTAAGCCGCTTAAGAGTTCCCCGCGTTGGCATCGCCAAGTGGCCGCTCAGCCCGAATCGAACCGTAGCCAAAGTTCATGTAACGTCAACGACTCAATACGGAGCTACTGATTTACACACAGGCACATGTATGCATACTGGTCGAGGATCCcatccagctccagctccagctcccgAGCCACAGAGCTGTGGAGTCCGACTCTGGCAACATGATTGCACGTATAGTGGAACAAATTCATGGCATACGCGGCAATCGCAGGCAGCACCTTGGCAATCAGCAACGCAAACATGGAAAGCCAGTGAATTTCGGCCAGGATGACTAGTTCAATGAGCTGCTTTAGTTTGTATGCGAGTATGTCAGGAAAGGATATTCTACTGTATTCGATTGTGTTAATAATAGTGGACATTTTCttaaacaaactaaaaaatTAGGTTCAAACATTATTGAGATCATTTGAACTCGCTTCTACTTCGTAAACCAGACACAACTTTAAAGTTATCTCTGATATTTTATGTTAATATGTGCTTTGGCTTAACTTATTGGTACTAGGGGTGATCCTAAACCCACCCGAATTCAAGCCCATGCTGCCTCAGTCGCCTATGCCAGCTGTGGGGCATCTGCATCTTGGGGCCTGACAGAAAGCGACTCAAAAAGGGAATTAAGTTGAAATGTTGATGGGTATGGGGTAAATCCCTTCGGGCTGTGCGGCTGCCACTGTTCTACGCTTAATGCGATGCGCAGCGGAGCCAGAAGACCCGTTTGCCCCGGCTGCCTGACCAATCTGAAGAAGTCCGTCCACAGCGTCCCGAATCCTCGTGAGTCTTCTCCACTCTTCTGCGATGAAATCAATAAATGTAAGGCGACCGCAGAGTGCAGAGTCTGTTCCTGTGTTTTCGTTCGGGTTATTCAATGCTGGCAGCACATGTTGTGGGTATGTCTGTGTATACATCGGGTGTATCTGAGCGATCTACACCGATCCGGATGTCTGTATATGTCGGTCTGTCAATTTCGAACCCTGATCTGGAACTTTCTTCTAGCCCATACCCCATACCATCGTAATTTGTAGGTAGGT carries:
- the LOC6608210 gene encoding zinc finger CCCH domain-containing protein 15 homolog, giving the protein MPPKKAPPGPSKKTEQKKKEKVIEDKTFGLKNKKGNKQQKFIQQVQKQVQSGGQHPRQDGDKRKEEKEKKLAEQREMALIFKPVQTQKVEKGTDPKSVVCAFFKQGTCTKGDKCKFSHDLSLENKVEKRSIYVDMRDEDDPMTNWDDAKLKEVVEKKSSGEKQRPTTDIICKFFLEAVEKSKYGWFWECPNGGKCIYRHALPAGYVLKRDKKKEEKPTEISLVDLIEKERAALGPNQTRVTLESFLAWKKRKIAEKKAKLAAEEERKKSDFSKGKQFGISGREMFSFNPDLVDDGPMEEGDAAFDIYNREDDDDNAVEFKELDLAALSLAAKEVDGSGTIASTNRLLDQATEAAKTAAAEDAAADEDGSSSSAPANDAAPINKDLFVDLAGELDDLDLEDEDDD